The proteins below are encoded in one region of Candidatus Rokuibacteriota bacterium:
- a CDS encoding cytochrome c, with the protein MVGVAVALTLVACAEDSKPPTAGDGDPNRGRQIYVAQCIACHNPDPAKPGALAPPVKGSSRELLEARVVRGTYPPGYTPKRESAVMQPMPHLAPAIRDLEAFLK; encoded by the coding sequence TTGGTAGGGGTCGCCGTCGCCCTGACGCTCGTTGCCTGCGCCGAGGATTCAAAACCACCCACGGCCGGCGACGGCGACCCGAACCGGGGGAGGCAGATTTACGTGGCCCAATGCATAGCCTGCCACAACCCGGACCCGGCCAAGCCGGGCGCGCTTGCGCCTCCTGTCAAGGGATCCTCGCGGGAGCTCTTGGAGGCGCGAGTCGTCCGGGGAACCTACCCGCCGGGCTACACCCCCAAGCGCGAGAGCGCGGTCATGCAGCCGATGCCGCACCTGGCCCCCGCCATCCGAGACCTGGAAGCCTTCCTCAAGTAG
- a CDS encoding anaerobic glycerol-3-phosphate dehydrogenase subunit C, with product MTLDIRAPDFWQLGKVDAELRRVFDICNGCRRCITLCPSFKDLFQSLDAEAVDGDAEKLPGADLRRVVDLCYQCKLCFNHCPYTPPHRWQVDFPRLMLRSRAARARTEGVTLQDRFLGNTAFVGKLGSLTAPLSNWANRWGAHRAFLQAVVGIHKDRNLPRFHRETFSRWFARRRPASFSPQARVALFATCAVEYNNPAVGKAAAAVLERNGVDVTLPPQRCCGMPYLDGGAVAEAQALIRENVRALAAAVREGREIVVPGPTCSYMLKQEYPWLDGSEDARLVASHTRDLFEFLMRLHAEGKLETSFVGRPGTVAYQLPCHLKAQNLGTKSADLLRLIPGARVEVIERCAGVDGTWGLKRQYYELSLAVARPLFKEIEAARPDRIATDCPLAALQIAQGTGTAPQHPVQILAEAYGFTVE from the coding sequence TTGACGCTGGATATCCGCGCGCCCGACTTCTGGCAGCTCGGCAAGGTCGACGCCGAGCTCCGGCGGGTCTTTGATATCTGCAACGGCTGCCGCCGCTGCATCACGCTGTGCCCGTCGTTCAAGGACCTGTTCCAAAGCCTCGACGCCGAGGCGGTGGACGGAGACGCTGAGAAGCTCCCCGGCGCCGACCTGAGGCGCGTGGTCGATCTCTGCTACCAGTGCAAGCTCTGCTTCAACCACTGCCCCTACACGCCGCCCCACCGCTGGCAGGTGGACTTCCCGCGCCTCATGCTCCGCTCCCGCGCAGCCCGGGCTCGGACAGAGGGCGTCACGCTCCAGGACCGCTTTCTCGGCAACACCGCCTTCGTAGGCAAGCTGGGGAGCCTGACCGCCCCGCTCTCGAACTGGGCGAACCGGTGGGGCGCGCACCGGGCGTTTCTCCAGGCTGTGGTGGGTATCCACAAGGATCGGAACCTCCCTCGCTTCCACCGGGAGACGTTCTCCCGATGGTTCGCGCGGCGCCGGCCGGCGAGCTTCTCGCCGCAGGCGCGGGTGGCGCTGTTCGCCACGTGCGCGGTCGAATACAATAATCCCGCCGTCGGCAAGGCCGCCGCGGCGGTCCTCGAGCGGAACGGGGTGGACGTTACGCTCCCCCCCCAACGCTGTTGCGGTATGCCGTACTTGGACGGGGGCGCGGTTGCCGAGGCCCAAGCCCTCATCCGCGAGAACGTCAGGGCGCTGGCGGCGGCCGTCCGGGAGGGGCGCGAGATCGTGGTCCCCGGGCCGACGTGTAGCTACATGTTGAAGCAGGAGTATCCCTGGCTCGACGGCTCAGAGGACGCGCGACTAGTCGCGAGCCATACCCGCGACCTCTTCGAGTTCCTGATGCGGCTCCACGCGGAGGGAAAGCTGGAGACTTCTTTCGTCGGGCGCCCGGGCACTGTCGCCTACCAGCTCCCCTGCCACCTGAAGGCGCAGAACCTGGGGACCAAGTCCGCCGACCTGCTCCGGCTGATCCCCGGGGCGCGGGTGGAGGTGATCGAACGCTGCGCGGGCGTGGACGGGACGTGGGGGCTCAAGCGGCAGTACTACGAGCTGTCGCTGGCCGTGGCCCGACCGCTCTTCAAGGAGATCGAGGCCGCGCGGCCGGACCGGATCGCGACCGACTGCCCCCTCGCGGCCCTCCAGATCGCCCAGGGCACGGGGACCGCGCCGCAGCACCCGGTGCAGATCCTCGCCGAGGCCTACGGGTTCACCGTCGAATGA
- a CDS encoding urate hydroxylase PuuD — protein sequence MAMLSYEGWLFLLRWVHFLAGIVWIGLLYYFNLVQTPFFAETEPAVRSGAIQRLVPRALWWFRWGAMITFLSGWLILLHRMGELGVLGFFNTGYGWAIFLGGALGSFMWANVWFVIWPEQKVVIQNAIDTAAGRPANPAAAAAGQRAGFASRTNVVFSIPMLFYMGAASHLSTLADMMSRGGKIGMGLVCAVVILLVEANALFGTAGATKKPLATVKGTLWAGFILALIFYLLFEIFF from the coding sequence ATGGCGATGCTGAGTTATGAGGGCTGGCTCTTTCTCCTGCGGTGGGTCCATTTCCTGGCCGGGATCGTGTGGATCGGCCTGCTCTACTACTTCAACCTGGTCCAGACGCCGTTCTTCGCCGAGACCGAACCGGCGGTGCGGAGCGGGGCGATCCAGAGGCTCGTGCCGCGCGCGCTCTGGTGGTTCCGCTGGGGCGCGATGATCACGTTCCTCTCCGGCTGGCTCATCCTCCTTCATCGGATGGGCGAGCTCGGCGTCCTGGGATTTTTCAACACCGGCTACGGCTGGGCGATCTTCCTCGGGGGCGCGCTGGGCTCGTTCATGTGGGCCAATGTCTGGTTCGTCATCTGGCCCGAGCAGAAGGTCGTGATCCAGAACGCCATCGACACGGCGGCCGGCAGGCCGGCCAACCCGGCGGCGGCGGCAGCCGGCCAGCGCGCGGGCTTTGCCTCGCGGACGAACGTGGTCTTCTCGATCCCGATGCTCTTCTACATGGGCGCGGCGAGCCACCTCTCGACGCTCGCGGACATGATGAGCCGGGGCGGGAAGATCGGGATGGGCCTCGTGTGCGCGGTCGTCATCCTGCTGGTCGAGGCCAACGCCCTGTTCGGGACGGCGGGCGCCACGAAGAAGCCGCTCGCGACGGTCAAGGGCACCCTCTGGGCGGGCTTCATCCTCGCGCTGATCTTCTACCTGCTCTTCGAGATCTTCTTCTAG
- a CDS encoding MIP family channel protein, translated as MDATWRAALAEFIATLLFIFLGAGTVVVTGGLMKEGLTSARLVAIALAHGFAIALLVAATAKLSGGHINPAVTFGALVTGKISLPTAIWYVVAQLVGAVVGAGLLAQVIPAAAQGNLGAHGLGSGVSAGGGLLAEIVLTFALVFVVFATAMDPKGLGHLAPAAIGLTVLVDHLIGVPVTGASMNPARSFGPALMAGAWDNHWIYWLGPLIGGTLAAVVYEFLFLRRSE; from the coding sequence ATGGATGCGACCTGGCGCGCCGCGTTAGCGGAGTTTATCGCCACCCTGCTCTTCATTTTCCTCGGCGCCGGCACGGTCGTCGTGACCGGTGGGCTGATGAAAGAGGGACTGACCTCAGCACGTCTGGTCGCGATCGCCCTGGCTCACGGTTTCGCGATCGCACTTCTCGTCGCCGCCACGGCAAAACTCTCCGGCGGCCATATCAACCCGGCGGTGACGTTCGGGGCCCTGGTGACGGGAAAGATCAGCCTCCCGACGGCGATCTGGTACGTCGTGGCCCAGCTGGTCGGCGCGGTGGTCGGCGCCGGGCTCCTGGCGCAGGTGATCCCCGCCGCCGCGCAGGGTAACCTGGGGGCCCACGGCCTGGGCTCCGGCGTGAGCGCCGGGGGCGGGCTCCTCGCCGAGATCGTCCTGACGTTTGCGCTGGTGTTTGTCGTCTTCGCGACGGCCATGGACCCGAAAGGCCTCGGGCACCTCGCGCCCGCAGCGATCGGCCTGACCGTGCTGGTGGACCACCTGATCGGCGTGCCGGTCACCGGCGCCTCCATGAATCCGGCGCGAAGCTTTGGCCCGGCCCTCATGGCCGGGGCCTGGGACAACCACTGGATCTACTGGCTCGGCCCCTTGATCGGTGGCACGCTCGCCGCCGTGGTCTACGAGTTCCTCTTCCTGCGCAGAAGCGAATAG
- a CDS encoding rubrerythrin, whose amino-acid sequence MARRDLKGSRSEKNLKEAFAGESQANRRYMYFARQADIEGFPDIAGLFKDTADAETGHAFGHLDFLKSVGDPVTGVPIGKTELNLKSAVEGETYEYTQMYPGMAKTAREEEFSELAEWFETLAKAEKSHAGRFTKGLNQIAGKEPADAI is encoded by the coding sequence ATGGCAAGAAGAGACCTGAAGGGAAGCAGGAGCGAAAAGAACCTGAAGGAAGCCTTCGCCGGCGAGTCGCAGGCGAACCGGCGCTACATGTACTTTGCCCGCCAGGCCGACATCGAGGGTTTCCCCGATATCGCCGGACTCTTCAAGGACACAGCTGACGCAGAGACCGGCCACGCCTTCGGCCACCTCGACTTCCTCAAGTCGGTGGGCGACCCGGTCACGGGGGTGCCGATCGGCAAGACCGAGCTGAATCTGAAGTCGGCGGTCGAGGGGGAAACCTACGAGTACACCCAGATGTACCCGGGCATGGCCAAGACCGCCCGGGAAGAAGAGTTTTCCGAGCTGGCCGAGTGGTTCGAGACGCTCGCCAAGGCGGAGAAGTCCCACGCCGGCCGCTTCACCAAGGGGTTGAACCAGATCGCCGGCAAAGAGCCGGCCGACGCCATTTGA
- a CDS encoding DUF554 domain-containing protein → MKGTLVNVAAVLAGGGLGLLVGARLSPRLRGVITDALGLATILIGVRLGLKTENPLIVIGSLVVGGLLGEWWDLEGKLERAGAWLKSRVGSSEGSFVAGFVTASLVYCVGPMTIVGSIQEGLNGDAAVLYAKSMLDGAASIAFASSLGVGVLFSALTVLVVQGALTLLGAQLAFMLDERVLNEITGTGGALILGIGLLLLDVRRVPVANFLPALVAAVVLAVLFR, encoded by the coding sequence CTGAAGGGAACGCTGGTGAACGTGGCCGCGGTGCTCGCCGGCGGGGGGCTGGGCCTCCTCGTGGGCGCGCGACTCTCGCCGCGGCTCCGGGGCGTCATCACCGACGCGCTCGGCCTGGCGACGATCCTGATCGGCGTGCGACTCGGGCTCAAGACCGAGAACCCGCTGATCGTGATCGGGAGCCTGGTCGTCGGGGGCCTCCTGGGCGAGTGGTGGGACCTCGAGGGAAAGCTCGAGCGCGCCGGCGCCTGGCTGAAGTCGCGCGTCGGCTCCTCGGAGGGGAGCTTCGTGGCGGGCTTCGTCACCGCGAGCCTGGTCTACTGCGTCGGGCCGATGACGATCGTGGGCTCGATCCAGGAGGGCCTGAACGGGGATGCCGCGGTCCTCTACGCCAAGTCCATGCTGGACGGCGCGGCCTCGATCGCCTTCGCCTCCAGCCTGGGTGTCGGCGTGCTCTTCTCGGCGCTGACCGTGCTGGTGGTCCAGGGAGCGCTCACGCTCCTCGGCGCCCAGCTCGCCTTCATGCTCGACGAGCGGGTCCTCAACGAGATCACCGGGACCGGCGGGGCGCTGATCCTGGGGATCGGACTCTTGCTCTTGGATGTGCGGCGCGTGCCTGTCGCCAACTTCCTTCCAGCCCTCGTCGCCGCCGTCGTGCTGGCCGTACTCTTCCGCTGA
- a CDS encoding CoA transferase: MLRVERPGDAARDRAFFDAADLHRNKKSLVLNLQHPKGYTVDQVFADSQVARSRLVREVEHPLWGLVSVLGLPVMLSCTPAQVRTAAPLSGQHTREVLAGLGYDRTAIEGLLADGVVEEAKGAKS, from the coding sequence GTGCTGCGGGTCGAGCGCCCCGGTGACGCAGCGCGCGACCGCGCCTTCTTCGACGCGGCGGACCTGCACCGGAACAAGAAGAGCCTCGTGCTGAACCTCCAGCACCCGAAGGGCTACACGGTGGACCAGGTCTTCGCCGACTCGCAGGTCGCGCGGTCCAGGCTGGTGCGCGAGGTCGAGCACCCCCTGTGGGGGCTCGTCAGCGTGCTCGGGCTCCCGGTGATGCTGAGCTGCACCCCGGCCCAGGTACGGACCGCGGCCCCGCTCTCCGGCCAGCACACACGCGAGGTGCTCGCCGGCCTCGGCTACGACCGGACCGCCATCGAGGGCCTGCTCGCCGACGGGGTCGTCGAGGAGGCCAAAGGAGCAAAATCGTGA
- a CDS encoding response regulator transcription factor: MKILIAEDDAGTRLLLSTLLEKLGHEPVGAGNGREAWAAFERDYFPVLIADWLMPEMDGLELCRRIRAEPRPKYTYIILLTGLGGRDNYLAGMNVGADDFVTKPFDPEILAARLRVAERILGLQEEVKRLEGLLPICSYCKKIRDERDEWVPLDWYVATRTDAAFSHGICPECLETTVKPEMERRKRKRR, from the coding sequence ATGAAAATCCTGATCGCTGAAGACGATGCAGGGACGCGGCTCCTGCTCAGCACGCTGCTGGAGAAGCTCGGACACGAGCCGGTCGGAGCGGGGAACGGTCGCGAGGCCTGGGCCGCCTTCGAGCGCGACTACTTCCCGGTGCTCATCGCGGACTGGCTGATGCCGGAGATGGACGGGCTGGAGCTGTGCCGCCGGATCCGCGCTGAACCCCGGCCGAAGTACACGTATATCATCCTGCTGACCGGGCTCGGCGGGAGGGACAACTACCTGGCCGGGATGAACGTGGGCGCTGACGATTTCGTCACCAAGCCCTTCGATCCCGAGATACTGGCGGCCCGGCTGCGGGTCGCCGAGCGCATCCTCGGCCTCCAGGAGGAGGTGAAGCGGCTCGAGGGGCTCCTCCCGATCTGCTCGTACTGCAAGAAGATCCGCGACGAGCGCGACGAGTGGGTGCCGCTCGACTGGTACGTCGCCACGCGAACCGACGCGGCATTCTCCCACGGCATCTGTCCCGAGTGCCTGGAGACCACGGTGAAGCCCGAGATGGAGCGCCGGAAGCGGAAGCGCCGCTAG
- a CDS encoding enoyl-CoA hydratase/isomerase family protein: MSDDILVQHDGAIATVMFNRPQVRNAVSLAMWREIARVAEGLGKDDSVRAVVFRGAGTEAFASGADISEFKEVRKDVATAQAYSKETEAAYRAVRRCPKPTVAMIYGFCMGGGMALAMACDLRFGAEGAKFGIPAARLGIVYGLESTRQLVDLVGPAYAKDILFSARAIEAQEAFAIGFLNRLLPVEELESYTYDYLRKVAANAPFSVRGAKLIIEAAVEDGGVSRQAEIRELTLEAFESEDYKEGTRAFLEKRPPRFQGR; this comes from the coding sequence GTGAGCGACGACATCCTGGTCCAACACGACGGTGCGATCGCGACCGTGATGTTCAACCGGCCCCAGGTTCGAAACGCGGTGAGCCTCGCCATGTGGCGCGAGATCGCGCGGGTGGCCGAGGGGCTCGGCAAGGACGACAGCGTGCGCGCGGTGGTTTTCAGAGGCGCAGGGACCGAAGCCTTCGCCTCCGGCGCCGACATCTCCGAGTTCAAGGAGGTCCGCAAGGACGTCGCGACGGCGCAGGCCTACAGCAAGGAGACGGAGGCCGCCTACCGGGCCGTCCGCCGCTGCCCCAAGCCGACCGTGGCGATGATCTACGGCTTCTGCATGGGGGGCGGTATGGCCCTGGCGATGGCCTGCGACCTGCGCTTCGGCGCCGAGGGCGCCAAGTTCGGCATCCCGGCCGCGCGGCTCGGGATCGTGTACGGTCTCGAGAGCACCCGCCAGCTCGTCGACCTGGTCGGGCCCGCCTATGCCAAGGACATCCTCTTCTCCGCGCGCGCCATCGAGGCGCAGGAGGCCTTCGCCATCGGCTTCCTGAACCGGCTTCTCCCCGTTGAGGAGCTGGAGTCCTACACCTACGACTACCTGCGAAAGGTCGCCGCCAACGCGCCTTTCTCGGTGCGCGGCGCCAAGCTGATCATCGAGGCCGCGGTGGAGGACGGCGGGGTGAGCCGGCAGGCCGAGATCCGCGAGCTGACGCTCGAGGCCTTCGAGAGCGAGGACTACAAAGAAGGGACGCGCGCCTTCCTGGAGAAGCGGCCCCCGCGCTTTCAAGGCCGCTAA
- a CDS encoding DUF2180 family protein, with protein sequence MKCYVCLMEVAVSKEIVGLCTACGVALCGGHFMEAGRTRHGGMRYTCSHSFPTPAQVARTEAAPGGAASQHVAACKHCGIALTLAGVAELATHAQGGMRYGCPHTARAQVPA encoded by the coding sequence ATGAAGTGCTACGTGTGCCTGATGGAAGTGGCAGTCTCGAAGGAGATAGTCGGCCTGTGCACGGCCTGTGGGGTGGCCCTTTGCGGCGGGCACTTCATGGAGGCCGGCAGGACAAGGCACGGGGGAATGCGCTACACGTGCAGTCACTCGTTCCCGACCCCGGCCCAGGTGGCTCGGACGGAGGCGGCCCCCGGCGGTGCGGCGTCCCAGCACGTGGCCGCGTGCAAGCACTGCGGCATCGCGTTGACGCTCGCTGGTGTCGCCGAACTGGCGACGCACGCACAGGGCGGCATGCGCTACGGGTGTCCCCACACGGCCCGGGCTCAAGTGCCGGCCTGA
- a CDS encoding DUF3501 family protein, producing MKKIDRSDVKNIYEYEKAREAIRARIIDLKRTRRVQVGPHLSFLFENRKTVLFQIQEMCRTERIVDDARVQEEIDAYNDLIPEPGELSATLFIEIEDSARIQELLDRFMGIDAGDRVWIQVGKEYAIPGRFEAGRSDEERGKLSAVHFVKFAFTSEQAAAFRDAEVFLVVDHPGEQARVRLSDEAKASLMEDLLA from the coding sequence ATGAAGAAGATCGATCGCTCCGACGTCAAGAACATCTACGAGTACGAGAAGGCCCGCGAGGCCATCCGCGCGCGGATCATCGACCTCAAGCGAACCCGCCGCGTCCAGGTCGGCCCGCACCTCTCCTTTCTCTTCGAGAACCGGAAGACCGTGCTCTTCCAGATCCAGGAGATGTGCCGGACCGAGCGGATCGTGGACGACGCCCGGGTGCAGGAGGAGATCGACGCCTACAACGACCTCATCCCCGAGCCGGGCGAGCTCTCGGCCACTCTCTTCATCGAGATCGAGGACTCCGCCCGCATCCAGGAACTCCTCGACCGGTTCATGGGCATCGACGCGGGCGACCGCGTCTGGATCCAGGTCGGGAAGGAGTACGCGATCCCGGGCCGTTTCGAGGCGGGCCGGTCCGACGAGGAACGGGGAAAGCTCAGCGCCGTCCACTTCGTGAAGTTCGCGTTCACCTCCGAGCAGGCAGCGGCCTTTCGCGACGCCGAAGTCTTCCTGGTCGTGGACCACCCCGGCGAACAGGCCCGCGTGCGTCTGTCCGACGAAGCGAAAGCCTCCCTCATGGAGGACCTTCTCGCCTGA
- a CDS encoding transcriptional repressor, whose protein sequence is MAHLVGRLKEAEGRITSQRLGIIRALVYNKNHPSVEDIYRELRPTFPTLSIATVYKTLERLKRMGEVLELEFREGRNRYDGMKPEPHTHLMCTDCGRILDLEFELPAGRASSLARTSGFRLRAVRLDLYGVCKRCRRKGS, encoded by the coding sequence GTGGCCCACCTGGTGGGCCGGCTCAAGGAGGCGGAGGGGCGGATCACCTCCCAGCGGCTCGGCATCATTCGCGCGCTCGTCTACAACAAGAACCACCCGAGCGTGGAGGACATCTACCGCGAGCTCCGTCCGACGTTCCCCACCTTGAGCATCGCCACCGTGTACAAGACCCTGGAGCGGCTCAAGCGCATGGGCGAGGTCCTCGAGCTGGAGTTCCGCGAAGGCAGGAACCGCTACGACGGGATGAAGCCCGAGCCCCATACCCACCTGATGTGCACCGACTGCGGCAGGATCCTGGACCTCGAGTTCGAGCTCCCAGCGGGACGGGCGTCGAGCCTCGCCCGAACGTCGGGCTTTCGGCTCCGCGCGGTTCGGTTGGACCTGTACGGCGTGTGCAAGCGCTGCCGCCGTAAGGGCAGTTAG
- a CDS encoding response regulator gives MERTILVAEDSPTQAEHLRLLLEGEGYRVDVVTNGLEGWERVWVAPPDLIVSDVVMPQMDGYAFCQAVKSAERTRRIPFVLLTERNTPADFIKGLQHGADNFITKPFQDDYLLERVRRIFENLELRRQGRLDVEITLALGEQKLVINADKQQMIELLFATLEELVRANGRLAEAQRTVEEYARNLEAKVQERTEQLLQTEKLATMGELLAGVAHELNNPLSVLLGQSALLREMAGSGPVAERVEKIAKATERCARIVRNFLTLARQHPLERQRVSLNHVVQEAVELLAYPLRVDNVEVTLNLAPDLPVLWADPHQLHQVVVNLVTNAHHAMREALAPRQLTLTTAHDEVAGRVSLEVADTGPGIPREIQARIFEPFFTTKPPGQGTGLGLSLCQGIIAEHRGSIRAESEPGRGATFIVELPLEAPQLAVAETRAAEARLSVRGKRLLVVDDEPGILSVLAEILSADGHQVDTADNGALALEKLQARAYDLILSDLRMPELDGAGLYREVEGRHPELLRRFVFLTGDTLTPETRRFLERVAAPCLTKPFTPAEAREVTQRALRALLADSAATGAP, from the coding sequence ATGGAACGCACGATCCTTGTCGCTGAAGACAGCCCGACCCAGGCCGAACACCTCCGCCTCCTCCTGGAAGGCGAGGGCTACCGGGTTGACGTGGTCACGAACGGGCTGGAGGGCTGGGAGCGGGTGTGGGTGGCGCCGCCGGATCTCATCGTCTCCGATGTCGTGATGCCCCAGATGGATGGCTACGCTTTCTGCCAGGCCGTGAAGTCTGCCGAGCGGACGCGGCGGATTCCCTTCGTCCTCCTCACCGAGCGGAACACCCCGGCGGACTTCATCAAAGGCCTCCAGCACGGGGCCGACAACTTCATCACCAAGCCATTCCAGGACGACTACCTCCTCGAGCGGGTCCGGCGGATCTTCGAGAACCTGGAGCTGCGCCGCCAGGGCCGCCTGGATGTCGAGATCACCCTGGCCCTGGGGGAGCAGAAGCTCGTCATCAACGCCGACAAGCAGCAGATGATCGAGCTTCTTTTCGCGACCCTCGAGGAGCTGGTCCGAGCTAACGGACGACTCGCCGAAGCGCAGCGGACCGTGGAGGAGTACGCCCGAAACCTGGAAGCCAAGGTCCAGGAGCGCACCGAGCAGCTCCTCCAGACCGAGAAGCTGGCCACCATGGGCGAGCTCCTGGCGGGCGTGGCCCACGAGCTGAACAACCCCCTCTCGGTCTTGCTGGGCCAGTCGGCCCTCCTCCGCGAGATGGCCGGGAGCGGACCCGTCGCGGAGCGAGTGGAAAAGATCGCCAAGGCCACGGAGCGCTGCGCCCGCATCGTGAGAAACTTCCTCACCCTGGCGCGCCAGCACCCGCTGGAGCGCCAGCGGGTCTCGCTCAACCACGTGGTCCAGGAGGCCGTGGAGCTTCTGGCCTACCCCCTCCGGGTGGACAACGTCGAGGTGACGCTCAACCTGGCCCCCGACCTCCCGGTCCTCTGGGCCGATCCCCACCAGCTTCACCAGGTGGTGGTGAATCTCGTCACCAACGCCCACCACGCGATGCGCGAAGCTCTCGCGCCACGCCAGCTCACCCTCACGACCGCGCACGACGAAGTGGCGGGACGGGTCTCGCTCGAGGTGGCCGACACAGGGCCCGGGATCCCGCGCGAGATCCAGGCGCGGATCTTCGAGCCGTTCTTCACGACCAAGCCCCCGGGGCAGGGAACGGGCTTAGGACTCTCCCTCTGCCAGGGGATCATCGCCGAGCACAGAGGATCCATCCGGGCGGAGAGCGAACCAGGACGGGGCGCGACCTTCATCGTCGAGCTGCCGCTGGAGGCTCCGCAGTTGGCGGTGGCGGAGACCCGGGCGGCCGAGGCACGCCTATCCGTCCGGGGGAAGAGGCTCCTCGTCGTGGACGACGAGCCGGGGATCCTGAGCGTCCTGGCGGAAATCCTGTCCGCCGACGGCCATCAGGTAGACACGGCGGACAACGGGGCCCTTGCCCTCGAAAAGCTTCAGGCGCGGGCCTACGACCTGATCCTGAGCGACCTCCGGATGCCCGAGCTGGACGGGGCCGGGCTCTACCGCGAGGTGGAGGGCCGCCACCCCGAACTCCTCCGGCGATTCGTCTTCCTCACCGGCGACACGCTTACCCCGGAAACCAGGAGGTTTCTGGAGCGGGTCGCCGCGCCCTGCCTGACCAAACCCTTTACGCCCGCAGAGGCGCGCGAGGTGACCCAGCGGGCGTTAAGGGCCCTGCTGGCAGACTCGGCCGCCACGGGCGCTCCCTGA
- a CDS encoding response regulator: MASAKVGRPVGQATILVVEDDPALRDVLDEHLARLGYRVVTAASAEVALALVEQTAPDLILTDVHMGVMSGIELCARLKGDPRFQLTPVILLTGVADLDARVAGLAAGADDFFAKPVEFTELRTRVAALLRVKSLLDQLERAEGVITTLGLTIEARDPYTGGHCERLARYAVALGQALGVDQPTLKALRLAGYLHDLGKIAVPDGILLKPGPLDPVERTRIQAHPAVGADLVQALRTLDGVRPVIRHHHERWDGSGYPDGLKGDGIPLGARIMAVVDVYDALHSERPYKGPLAHAEAVSILLRETDAGFWDSRITATFVEVLEDLGPVAGRPASS; the protein is encoded by the coding sequence ATGGCCAGCGCGAAGGTGGGAAGACCGGTGGGTCAAGCGACAATCCTCGTGGTTGAGGACGATCCGGCACTGCGGGACGTCCTTGACGAGCACCTCGCGCGGCTGGGCTACCGCGTCGTGACTGCGGCCTCAGCGGAAGTCGCGCTCGCGCTCGTGGAGCAGACCGCGCCGGATCTCATCCTCACCGACGTCCACATGGGGGTCATGAGCGGCATCGAGTTGTGCGCCCGCCTCAAGGGTGATCCGCGCTTTCAGCTCACGCCCGTGATCCTCCTGACCGGGGTGGCTGATCTGGACGCTCGCGTGGCCGGGTTGGCCGCGGGGGCCGACGACTTCTTCGCCAAGCCCGTCGAGTTCACTGAGCTGCGCACGCGGGTGGCCGCACTCCTCCGGGTCAAATCCCTTCTCGACCAACTGGAGCGGGCCGAGGGCGTCATCACCACCCTGGGGCTGACCATCGAGGCTCGGGACCCGTACACCGGAGGGCACTGCGAGCGGCTGGCGCGCTACGCGGTAGCTCTGGGGCAGGCGCTGGGAGTCGATCAGCCAACCCTGAAGGCGCTCCGGCTGGCGGGCTACCTCCACGACCTGGGGAAGATCGCCGTGCCCGACGGGATTCTCCTCAAGCCCGGGCCCCTCGACCCGGTCGAGCGTACGAGAATCCAGGCACACCCTGCCGTGGGCGCCGATCTGGTCCAGGCCCTTCGGACGCTCGACGGCGTGCGCCCCGTCATCCGCCATCATCACGAGCGCTGGGACGGCTCCGGCTACCCGGACGGGCTCAAGGGCGACGGGATCCCGCTCGGAGCCCGCATCATGGCGGTGGTGGATGTCTACGATGCGCTCCACAGCGAGCGGCCCTACAAAGGCCCGCTCGCCCACGCCGAGGCGGTCTCGATCCTCCTCCGAGAGACCGACGCCGGCTTCTGGGATTCTCGGATCACCGCGACCTTCGTCGAGGTGCTGGAGGACCTGGGGCCGGTGGCGGGACGGCCAGCGTCGTCCTGA
- a CDS encoding cytochrome c, producing MRPGALAGFTLALILAACAEDSTAPGPGSGDPNRGRQVYLTQCTACHNPDPSKPGSLAPPVKGSSPVLLEARLVRGMYPPGYKPKRESSVMQPMLHLAPAIPDLAAFLQ from the coding sequence ATGCGGCCCGGGGCACTCGCGGGGTTCACCCTCGCCCTGATTCTGGCCGCCTGTGCCGAAGACTCGACGGCGCCAGGGCCCGGGAGCGGCGATCCAAACAGGGGAAGACAGGTCTACCTGACCCAGTGCACCGCCTGCCACAATCCCGACCCGTCGAAGCCGGGGTCGCTCGCTCCGCCGGTGAAGGGCTCTTCACCGGTGCTACTTGAGGCGCGCCTCGTCCGTGGGATGTACCCGCCGGGTTACAAGCCAAAGCGCGAGAGCAGCGTCATGCAGCCGATGCTACACCTCGCCCCGGCGATCCCCGACCTGGCCGCCTTCCTCCAGTAG